The Nicotiana tabacum cultivar K326 chromosome 5, ASM71507v2, whole genome shotgun sequence sequence AGAATTGAGGTAAATATAATCCAATGGATCAGAGCTATGAACCTTAGTTTTGCAAAATTTTGGAAAATAGTGCAGCCTAGTACCCCATAGACTGATCCTAGAGCTGTTCCTTGTGCTCGAGCATTTGCAACTGTAAAAATTGCTATTTTTCCTGTTTCAAAGCTGATTGCTAAGGTAAGGCCTGACCAGTATCCATTTTCTCTATTAAATAGTAGACCAAGTAGCACAGCAAGACCTAAAGAAATTGAACACTTGCACGCAAATACCAGTCTTTTGTTCATTGCCTTAATCCAATTGTTATAGACTTGTTTGGAGCTAGCTCTGTCACTTCCCTGTGAAACTTTGGATCCTTTAGTTATAGGTTTAGTCATGGTAAAATTATTTATGCACATTTTGATACAAGATAAGAAAAGTGCTGGTTGATCTAGGTTTGTCGGGAAAATTGGCTCAGGGGACAAACTAGAAAACTCATTCTCAAACTCTTCTTCTGTTTCCGGAGCTACCATTGAATGGGATGGCAAAAAGCACCTAGCTTGCTCCAATTTTAGACCAAGCAGCTGTAGCACACCATGTGAGGCGCTTATCAGCTCTTCATCTATCCTTCTAGTTAGAAAACAGGGACAAGAAGTTAAAGCCATTTCTATTACCTTCATTGGACTTTCTATGTCATGCAAACCATGTCCTGGATCTGTGAAGCAGGGACTTAAGAATCTTAGCCAAGGTTTCTCCCACTGCAAACTTTCCTGTTCAAATGAAAGTGGGTGTTTAGGTAATTGAACAAACATTGAAGTGGCTAACATTCACTcaaccaaatattatattttgaggGGTTTATAGTAGTGAACATTTTACACTATCGGTGTATTTCAACTGTTATAGTGGGTTATCTACTTTATTTTCCGGGTTATAGATCATGTTTGTGATAAGTAGTTGTATGTAACTTAACCATATTGTGTAAAATTATTATGCAGTGTTAGTTCACAGAAACTAAACTCTTTTTTGAGTACCATAATCTTACCTCCAAGAGTTTGATACTCTCAAGAATCTTGGATCCTGTTTCAGAGATGGGTTTGGCTTGAGATACTAGCTCCATAGCTATCAGTTCATCTCAACTATGGACGGCTTTGAGATAGAGATTTATTCTCTCTGAAGCATTTTCAGCATACATACAGTATAGTTTCCTCAGCTGTTAGCAATACAAGATATTAGCAATTGAATCTTTGTTTTCTCTGATTGCTATAAAAAACGCATCTTTATTGAAACTGTCTCATGATACAACAAACAAATTTAGTCGTTTAAATACCAGATTATTAGTTGCATCACGGTCAGAGGCTAAAATAAGGGCAGAGCTTATGGTCTAGGGCACTAGAGTAACTTCAGAAATTCTTAATGAGAAGAAAGATGTCAAGCTCGAAAGTAAAGAAAATTATTACAGGATTTAACTTATATGTGTCGACAATGTAAAGAATTTTAAACAATCAgtttaatataatttaatttcATGTCATAGCAGTTTCTACTTTTTATGGATTGTTAGTTGTAGTTATCTTCTAGGTGATTTGATAGTGTTAATGTTTTTTcacttaaaattattaaaatattctaaattaaactgaaaagaaaataattGCATCCTTTAAGATTCGACAAAAGCAGGGGATAAGTCCAAGTTTGTAAGAAGATGTGTTTTAAATTTAACTTCTATATACTGGAAGAGTTTTATATATTATCGGGATTCAGGTCATTTAAATACATTTATGTTTATGATTATTGTTACATAGTCAGTGGATATAAGTTAAAGCTGAATCCAAAACgcttttgatgttttttttttggacaaaaatcaCTTTTATACTgcttaaaaaaaagttacataaatgagtaaaacgcagtactatactgcgaacTACGTTAATGGAAATTAgtccgttaaagtaaaacgcagtaccatactgcattttactttaatttttttttttgtaattcgcaGTACCGTATTGCGTtttacttcaattttttttttgtaattcgcagtataatactgcattttataaagttgttcgcagtattatactgcgttttacctaaaacgcagtataatactgcgaacaGCTTTATAAAACGCAGccccttcttcttccttggaCCACTGAACGCAACCCCTTCTCCTTTAAAAATTTCGATTGTTCTGGTCCCTCCCTCCCCCACCCCgcgacaaaatttaaaaaaaaatatcggCCCCACTCGTCACCTAAAGAGCAAGGAGTGTAGGTCCCACATACAAGACAAgctttggattccttctttcgagtgcaaaaattcgatttcaatcaaattcaaaaaacttaaatcaaggtatttcgattttgtttatgtcgaaactcgtatagtacatgcatatttgtattgtttaatgtgtttccatgttaatttgtgttatgtttgtgtttaaatttgtatcttatttataTCCGGACTGATTTATTAGCTTTGGtacaaaatattgttaaaatttgataaattatttgtattgttaaaaaattaatattatttattttgtttgttgttcatatttgtattttatgttagttgtttttatatgtaatattgaccttttagcgtagtaaaatatagagtcttttagtgtagtaaaatatagagtatttagtgtagtaaaatatagagccttttagtgttgtaaaatatagagtcttttagcgtagtaaaatgtagagccttttagcgtagagtctatgtagtttaagtatgtagtaactccaattacactttacaaaattaattatttaatttataacaataaacttacaaaagtaacaaattaatatatgttgtaaaattaactcaaatatcgagcctggaacccatacataattattcagtccaattttaaacataattaattatttaatttattaagctaacacacacaattctaaaaatgttgaaattaacacgcataataattaaggataactcggtgctaccgggcctcaaatatcgagcctggaacccatacataattattcagtccaattttaaacataattaattatttaatttattaaactaacagacacaattctaaaaatgttgaaattaacacgcataataattaaggataactcgatgctaccgggcctcaaatatcgagcctggaacccgtACATAATTGtttagtccaattttaaacataattaattatttaatttattaagctaacacacacaattctaaaaatgttgaaattaacacgcataataattaaggataactcggtgctaccgggtctcaaatatcgagcatatgccacatttacgcgcat is a genomic window containing:
- the LOC107800822 gene encoding uncharacterized protein LOC107800822, with amino-acid sequence MELVSQAKPISETGSKILESIKLLEESLQWEKPWLRFLSPCFTDPGHGLHDIESPMKVIEMALTSCPCFLTRRIDEELISASHGVLQLLGLKLEQARCFLPSHSMVAPETEEEFENEFSSLSPEPIFPTNLDQPALFLSCIKMCINNFTMTKPITKGSKVSQGSDRASSKQVYNNWIKAMNKRLVFACKCSISLGLAVLLGLLFNRENGYWSGLTLAISFETGKIAIFTVANARAQGTALGSVYGVLGCTIFQNFAKLRFIALIHWIIFTSILRHSKMYSTAGGDAAVIGALLILGRKAYGPPSEFAIARLTEALIGLSCFVIIELVFQPTRAATLAKNHLYMCLETLKDCTKQIVLDSGQNDFIEKQRHLNSLEDLQKFLVDAEVEPSFWFTPFPASCYQNLNKSLSNVMYLLYFMANSIESLSQTLHSCDDDRKDIQEQINKDIEILKEALSSSMICIRKTISIRLLRASQDQPEEQICYDLEEGKSQREYTTSSMIDKE